In Tenrec ecaudatus isolate mTenEca1 chromosome 4, mTenEca1.hap1, whole genome shotgun sequence, a single window of DNA contains:
- the LOC142445766 gene encoding olfactory receptor 4B1-like, producing MGPKGSTNNVTELILTGLFQDPEVQRACFMVFLPVYLATVVGNGLIVLTVSVSKSLHSPMYFFLSSLSLVEISYSSTIVPKVITDLLSEIKTISLEGCLTQIFFFHFFGVTEILLLVVMAYDRYVAICKPLHYMNIMSRQLCHVLVTASWVGGFLHSIIQILITIQLPFCGPNVVDHYFCDLLPLFKLACTDTFVEGVSVLANSGLIALCSFLILMFSYIVILVHLRNHSAEGRRKALSTCASHITVVILFFGPAIFLYMRPSSTFTADKLVAVFYTVVTPMLNPIIYTLRNTEVKNAMRRLWGKKKNSGVG from the coding sequence ATGGGACCCAAGGGCAGCACAAATAACGTGACTGAATTGATTCTCACCGGCCTCTTCCAGGACCCAGAGGTGCAGAGAGCATGCTTTATGGTGTTCCTTCCTGTCTACCTGGCCACGGTGGTGGGCAATGGCCTCATCGTGTTGACAGTCAGTGTCAGCAAGAGTCTGCAttcccccatgtacttcttccttagCTCCCTGTCCCTGGTGGAGATCAGTTACTCCTCTACTATTGTCCCAAAGGTTATCACTGACTTGCTCAGTGAGATTAAAACCATCTCTCTGGAGGGCTGTTTGACTCAGATCTTCTTCTTCCACTTCTTTGGGGTCACGGAGATCCTTTTGCTCGTGGTGATGGCTTATGACCGGTACGTAGCCATCTGCAAGCCTCTTCACTATATGAACATTATGAGCCGTCAACTGTGTCATGTACTAGTAACGGCTTCCTGGGTGGGCGGATTTTTACACTCGATAATTCagattcttatcaccatccaattGCCCTTCTGTGGTCCCAATGTAGTCGACCACTACTTCTGTGACTTGCTGCCATTGTTCAAGCTGGCTTGCACTGACACTTTTGTGGAGGGAGTCTCTGTATTGGCCAACAGTGGCTTAATTGCCTTGTGTTCTTTCCTCATCTTGATGTTTTCTTACATCGTCATCCTAGTCCACTTGAGGAATCATTCTGCCGAGGGGAGGCGCAAAGCCCTTTCTACTTGTGCCTCCCACATCACAGTGGTCATCTTGTTCTTTGGACCAGCCATTTTTCTCTACATGCGACCCTCTTCCACCTTCACCGCAGATAAATTAGTGGCTGTGTTCTACACAGTTGTCACCCCCATGCTGAATCCCATCATCTACACACTCAGAAACACAGAGGTGAAGAATGCTATGAGGAGGTTGTGGGGCAAGAAGAAGAACTctggggtggggtga